The Thermodesulfobacteriota bacterium genome includes a window with the following:
- a CDS encoding helix-turn-helix domain-containing protein, giving the protein MSKDKKEAMAQAYLYGRYTMKEIGKYFGVHYSTVSRTVRSYENL; this is encoded by the coding sequence ATGAGCAAGGATAAAAAAGAGGCTATGGCACAAGCATATTTATATGGACGTTATACAATGAAGGAGATAGGTAAGTATTTTGGGGTTCATTATTCGACTGTGAGTAGGACAGTAAGGAGTTATGAAAATTTATAA